One Candidatus Saccharibacteria bacterium RAAC3_TM7_1 genomic region harbors:
- a CDS encoding 50S ribosomal protein L4 (RAAC3_TM7_1_762): MAETTKTSTPTLPKDIFGVTVENHELLKLAYDSYLAGARQSSAKTLERGDVRGGGKKPWKQKGTGRARFGSSRNPIWRGGGIVFGPTGNENYTKRISTASKRVAVKQALSLANKAGKIVVSDVKTAGKTAEVVKFLTDNKLSRKTLIVVDEKTPELIRATKNIQNVILTRATYLNVYHILNADHIVIAPSAVSVVATWLKGGEK; this comes from the coding sequence ATGGCTGAAACAACCAAAACCTCGACTCCTACACTACCGAAAGACATTTTTGGTGTAACGGTAGAAAACCACGAGCTACTGAAGCTCGCCTACGACAGCTATCTCGCTGGTGCTCGTCAGTCGAGCGCCAAGACGCTCGAACGCGGCGACGTCCGCGGTGGTGGTAAGAAGCCATGGAAGCAAAAGGGTACCGGCCGAGCTCGATTTGGCTCATCACGTAACCCAATCTGGCGCGGTGGTGGTATAGTCTTCGGTCCAACTGGTAACGAGAACTACACCAAGCGTATCTCAACTGCCAGCAAGCGCGTCGCTGTCAAGCAGGCGCTAAGTCTGGCAAACAAGGCCGGTAAGATTGTCGTGAGCGACGTCAAAACCGCCGGCAAGACAGCAGAAGTCGTAAAATTCCTAACTGATAATAAATTATCACGTAAGACACTCATTGTAGTCGATGAAAAGACACCAGAGTTGATTCGCGCTACGAAAAACATCCAGAATGTGATTCTTACCCGCGCAACTTACCTAAACGTCTATCACATTTTGAACGCTGACCATATCGTTATTGCGCCAAGTGCTGTTAGCGTCGTTGCAACGTGGCTTAAGGGAGGTGAAAAATAA
- a CDS encoding 50S ribosomal protein L3 (RAAC3_TM7_1_763), producing the protein MKALLGTKIGMTQILAEDGTATPVTLIQAGPVTVTQVKSVEIDGYNAVQVAYGSGKNLSKAVAGHVKSSKISPKYIREFRVDELPADLKVGDAIDISAFALGDHVSATGTSKGKGFAGTVKRHNFNTSKKTHGGNGNVRKPGSIGSMYPQKIFKGKRMAGRMGHEQVTVKNLEVAYLDATNNLIGLKGAVPGPRKGLVIVNGGNA; encoded by the coding sequence ATGAAAGCACTTCTCGGTACCAAGATTGGTATGACCCAGATTCTGGCTGAGGATGGTACGGCGACGCCCGTAACCCTCATTCAAGCCGGCCCTGTGACTGTGACTCAGGTAAAGTCCGTCGAAATCGACGGTTACAACGCAGTTCAGGTAGCTTATGGATCGGGTAAGAACCTGAGCAAGGCCGTCGCTGGACACGTCAAGTCCAGCAAAATTTCGCCGAAGTATATTCGGGAATTTCGTGTCGATGAGCTACCAGCTGACCTCAAAGTCGGCGACGCTATCGATATAAGTGCGTTTGCTCTCGGTGACCACGTCTCTGCGACGGGCACTAGCAAAGGTAAGGGGTTTGCCGGTACGGTAAAACGCCACAACTTTAATACTAGTAAAAAGACCCACGGTGGTAACGGTAACGTCCGTAAGCCAGGAAGTATCGGATCGATGTATCCACAAAAGATCTTCAAGGGCAAGCGTATGGCTGGTCGTATGGGCCACGAGCAGGTAACGGTTAAGAATCTTGAAGTTGCCTATCTTGATGCTACCAACAACTTGATCGGCCTCAAGGGTGCAGTACCGGGTCCTCGTAAAGGTCTTGTTATCGTCAATGGAGGTAACGCGTAA
- a CDS encoding hypothetical protein (RAAC3_TM7_1_764), producing MYRFVARHKLTFGVTLLACLSSGFFVLVVSRVEQGRANALNNKQDAAFAKLDEAVRTRLARQKATLAAEAKERKTAEAMQNKQSSLPSARVPSVNSAHYDPHRLDIVVNKKHPLNPRDFVPSLSTVTCAGRGSTTISTQVVADFQALCQAAVEAAVPLDSSSSYRSYQTQVNTYNYWVSVSGKSGADTYSARAGYSEHQTGLAVDFRVPSGATLSDFTGTPQQKWLAKNAWRYGFIQRYTNSNQRETGYTAESWHYRYLGRETAEAYTASHTNSLESYWGISGGDYE from the coding sequence ATGTATCGTTTCGTCGCGCGACATAAACTCACCTTCGGCGTTACACTTCTCGCGTGTCTCAGCAGTGGCTTTTTTGTGCTTGTTGTTTCTCGAGTAGAACAAGGGCGAGCAAATGCTTTGAATAACAAACAGGACGCAGCATTTGCCAAACTGGACGAGGCGGTTCGTACACGACTTGCCAGGCAGAAAGCCACCCTAGCAGCTGAAGCCAAAGAGAGAAAAACAGCCGAAGCCATGCAGAATAAGCAGTCGTCGCTACCATCAGCTCGGGTGCCATCAGTCAATTCCGCACATTACGACCCTCATCGGCTTGATATTGTCGTCAATAAAAAGCATCCACTCAACCCCCGAGACTTTGTGCCGAGCCTGTCGACTGTCACTTGTGCCGGGCGCGGCTCTACGACAATCAGTACCCAGGTAGTTGCGGACTTCCAAGCTCTCTGCCAGGCTGCTGTCGAGGCTGCCGTGCCGCTTGATAGTTCCAGTAGCTACCGTTCGTATCAAACCCAAGTCAATACCTACAATTATTGGGTATCCGTCAGTGGTAAAAGTGGCGCCGATACGTACAGCGCCCGTGCTGGCTATAGTGAGCACCAGACGGGGCTAGCAGTTGACTTCCGCGTACCGAGCGGCGCAACGCTTAGTGACTTTACTGGTACGCCTCAGCAGAAGTGGCTTGCCAAGAATGCCTGGCGATACGGCTTCATCCAACGCTACACCAACAGTAACCAGCGCGAAACTGGTTACACAGCTGAAAGCTGGCACTATCGTTACCTTGGACGCGAGACTGCTGAAGCATACACCGCGAGCCATACCAATTCACTTGAGTCATATTGGGGCATTTCTGGGGGAGACTATGAATAA
- a CDS encoding Peptidase M15B and M15C DD-carboxypeptidase VanY/endolysin (RAAC3_TM7_1_765), with amino-acid sequence MNKRHKLVAWPFFLLVCGLYLVWFYPLQKDTGVLQETAYHKVAETLKRYTISVNVAPSVPAIVIASDQPFRATSIWVYVAKTALLPDTYRPQKLARFNTLAHAAESDVRLVPVAGRSLERLFAGAAKDGRPLALSSAYRSTTDQKALYDTYRTHYGSAYADKYVAQPGASEHQTGLAIDISDYSVACLRSAAACTLSSATAAWLATEAPKFGFILRYPEDKETSTGIAYEPWHFRYIGKAASALTAAGLTLDDFVKKVNASS; translated from the coding sequence ATGAATAAGCGTCACAAGCTCGTTGCGTGGCCGTTTTTTCTTCTTGTGTGCGGACTGTATCTTGTATGGTTCTACCCATTGCAAAAGGATACTGGAGTCTTACAGGAGACTGCCTATCATAAAGTCGCTGAGACGCTAAAACGCTACACTATATCTGTAAACGTGGCTCCCTCTGTACCTGCCATCGTCATTGCCAGCGATCAACCGTTTCGTGCTACCTCAATCTGGGTCTATGTTGCCAAGACGGCTCTCCTGCCTGATACCTATCGACCGCAAAAGCTTGCTCGCTTCAACACACTTGCCCACGCTGCCGAAAGCGACGTTCGATTGGTCCCAGTTGCCGGACGATCACTCGAGCGGCTGTTTGCTGGAGCCGCCAAAGACGGTCGACCTTTAGCGCTTTCCAGTGCCTATCGTTCTACCACCGATCAAAAAGCTCTCTACGATACCTACCGCACCCACTATGGGAGCGCCTACGCTGACAAATACGTTGCCCAGCCAGGTGCAAGCGAGCACCAGACGGGGCTGGCTATCGATATCTCCGACTACAGCGTGGCCTGTCTGAGGTCCGCTGCTGCCTGTACACTATCGTCAGCGACCGCCGCCTGGCTGGCAACTGAAGCGCCAAAATTTGGCTTTATCCTGCGCTATCCCGAGGACAAAGAAACATCGACAGGTATTGCGTACGAACCGTGGCACTTTCGTTATATTGGCAAGGCTGCTTCGGCCTTAACGGCGGCCGGCCTTACCCTCGATGACTTCGTCAAAAAAGTAAACGCCAGCTCCTAG
- a CDS encoding hypothetical protein (RAAC3_TM7_1_766), whose amino-acid sequence MPAKTNRKKTGRTKRAVHRLKRPFETDGLYLFKLILVILLGSFWVKFGEPVVWSHITVYAVPVGVMVGLVLIRTLEHFQTDRKIWYAILIMIGIISALSPAGIVV is encoded by the coding sequence ATGCCAGCAAAAACTAACAGAAAAAAAACCGGTCGGACAAAACGTGCAGTTCACAGACTGAAGCGACCCTTCGAAACCGACGGCTTATACTTATTCAAGCTTATCCTTGTAATTCTGCTTGGGTCATTTTGGGTAAAATTTGGTGAACCGGTTGTCTGGTCGCATATTACGGTTTACGCCGTACCCGTCGGGGTAATGGTGGGGCTTGTCTTGATTCGGACGCTCGAGCACTTCCAGACCGACCGAAAGATTTGGTACGCGATATTGATCATGATCGGTATTATCAGTGCGCTGAGTCCAGCCGGTATCGTTGTCTAG
- a CDS encoding hypothetical protein (RAAC3_TM7_1_767), whose protein sequence is MATKKRTAKNASSKKAVRPKFRTFKVAPTPRPFMAFRVTDQTVYWAIIGLIVLALGMWVIYLQVKINEVYDQVDSNTYQLELLPEDTKHSKNTN, encoded by the coding sequence ATGGCAACCAAGAAACGTACCGCCAAAAATGCATCATCAAAAAAAGCGGTACGACCAAAATTTCGTACATTCAAAGTTGCTCCGACGCCACGGCCATTCATGGCCTTTAGAGTAACCGATCAAACGGTCTACTGGGCTATTATTGGCCTCATCGTACTGGCTCTTGGTATGTGGGTAATTTACCTTCAAGTAAAGATCAATGAGGTATACGACCAAGTCGACTCAAATACCTACCAGCTCGAGCTCTTGCCAGAAGATACCAAACATTCGAAGAATACAAACTAG
- a CDS encoding hypothetical protein (RAAC3_TM7_1_768), with the protein MAEKDSGLKIRIRLKAYDHKVIDQSAKQIIDTAIRTGASVAGPVPLPTRRSTFTVVKSPHVYKTGGEAFEMRVHKRLIDITGATPKTIDSLQNLSLPAGVDAEIRM; encoded by the coding sequence ATGGCAGAAAAAGATAGCGGTCTAAAGATTCGCATTCGCCTGAAAGCATACGATCACAAAGTGATCGACCAGTCAGCAAAACAAATTATCGATACAGCGATCCGTACCGGAGCCAGTGTCGCAGGTCCTGTGCCGCTCCCAACGCGGCGCAGCACTTTCACGGTTGTTAAAAGCCCACACGTCTATAAGACTGGTGGTGAAGCGTTCGAAATGCGCGTACACAAGCGCTTAATTGACATCACTGGGGCGACGCCAAAGACGATCGACAGTCTACAAAATCTTAGCCTGCCAGCAGGAGTTGACGCCGAAATCAGAATGTAG
- a CDS encoding hypothetical protein (RAAC3_TM7_1_769) produces the protein MGAIESLSEMDPVLSLASMDEAITESGLATFYRSGEYRPDVANHERMHRLQIELARQGVSTVFSSVYQRGRAEPISYAIRRPVEPPRLLAPVVRLDDYR, from the coding sequence ATGGGTGCAATCGAAAGTTTATCAGAAATGGATCCGGTGCTATCTCTAGCATCAATGGATGAAGCAATTACGGAGAGTGGCTTAGCTACTTTTTATCGATCTGGCGAGTATCGTCCTGACGTTGCTAACCACGAACGCATGCATCGCCTTCAGATAGAGCTTGCGAGACAAGGTGTTTCGACCGTCTTTTCCTCGGTCTACCAGCGGGGACGTGCCGAGCCGATTAGCTATGCTATCCGTCGGCCAGTCGAACCGCCACGACTGCTTGCACCAGTCGTTCGTCTGGATGACTATCGCTAA
- a CDS encoding hypothetical protein (RAAC3_TM7_1_770): MADFDRSKPHVNVGTMGHVDHGKTTLTAAITHVLAKKLPSDVNQPRKYEDIDNAPEEKARGITIASSHQEYESEKRHYAHVDMPGHADYVKNMITGAAQIDGAILVVAANDGPLPQTREHVLLAHQVNVPKIVVFLNKMDLADPELVELVEMDVRELLTKNGYDGDNAPIIKGSATKALDGDPENEEAIMELVKALDDYVEEPVRDLDKPFLMPIEDVFSIKGRGTVATGRIEQGIVKLNDEIEIIGIKPVQKSVVTGIEAFKKNLDQGQAGDNAGLLLRGIEREQIERGQVVAKPGSITPHTEFEAEVYVLKKEEGGRHTPFSKGYKPQFYFRTTDVTGEVELPADKEMVMPGDTITFNVKLLAPIAMEQGLNFAIREGGRTVGAGVVTKITK, encoded by the coding sequence ATGGCAGATTTCGATCGAAGCAAGCCGCACGTCAACGTTGGTACCATGGGTCACGTTGACCACGGTAAAACAACCCTAACGGCAGCAATCACGCACGTCCTTGCAAAGAAATTGCCAAGCGACGTCAACCAGCCTCGTAAATACGAGGACATCGACAACGCCCCTGAAGAGAAGGCTCGTGGTATTACCATTGCTTCTTCTCACCAGGAGTACGAGTCAGAAAAGCGCCACTACGCGCACGTTGACATGCCAGGACACGCCGACTACGTCAAGAACATGATTACCGGTGCTGCCCAAATTGACGGTGCTATTCTCGTAGTTGCTGCTAACGATGGCCCACTGCCACAAACCCGCGAGCACGTGCTGCTTGCCCACCAGGTGAATGTGCCAAAGATCGTTGTCTTCCTGAACAAGATGGACCTAGCTGATCCAGAATTGGTTGAGCTAGTCGAAATGGATGTTCGCGAGCTACTGACAAAGAACGGTTACGACGGCGACAACGCGCCAATCATCAAAGGTTCTGCTACCAAAGCTCTCGATGGTGATCCAGAGAACGAAGAGGCGATTATGGAACTCGTTAAAGCTCTCGACGACTACGTTGAGGAGCCAGTCCGTGACCTCGACAAGCCATTTTTGATGCCTATCGAAGACGTTTTCTCGATCAAGGGTCGCGGTACTGTCGCTACCGGCCGTATTGAGCAAGGTATCGTCAAGCTGAACGACGAAATCGAGATCATCGGTATCAAGCCTGTCCAGAAATCAGTTGTTACTGGCATCGAAGCGTTCAAGAAGAACCTCGACCAAGGTCAAGCTGGTGACAACGCCGGACTGCTGCTTCGTGGTATCGAGCGCGAACAAATCGAGCGTGGTCAAGTGGTTGCTAAGCCTGGTTCGATCACTCCTCACACCGAGTTTGAAGCTGAAGTGTACGTTCTGAAGAAGGAAGAAGGTGGTCGACACACGCCATTCTCGAAGGGCTACAAGCCACAGTTCTACTTCCGAACCACTGACGTTACCGGTGAAGTTGAACTTCCTGCAGACAAGGAAATGGTCATGCCTGGTGATACGATTACCTTCAACGTCAAGCTGCTTGCTCCAATCGCTATGGAGCAGGGTCTCAACTTCGCTATTCGCGAAGGCGGCCGCACCGTTGGTGCCGGCGTCGTGACGAAGATTACCAAGTAA
- a CDS encoding NADH dehydrogenase Ndh (RAAC3_TM7_1_771): MQITIVGGGFGGIKAALELAKKRRHTITLISDRDEFQYYPSLFATATGGSHRQSWVPLADIFRHHRNVTIVRDSIIKIDPSMRLLKGQAGEYRYHTLILALGSVTSYFGIKGLDQYAYGIKSEDEIRELQQHLYDEMSDGSDDEKNYVIVGAGPTGVELAGALGEYIKTLRLHFGIRKKSMKISLIEAAPRVLPKLSVETSQAAHRRLRKLGIHIQTKTRVERQTVNSLIVNDKPLVTQTVIWTSGVTNAAFFTENKAIFTLNERGKVVVDAYLQALPNVYVIGDNAATPYSGMAQTALHDAIYVAKRLGGSKKPYRPVMPSCVVPIGRHWAVFERGKLRFSGWIGSLFRMAADFVGYSDILPIGWAFEAWTSMKKKEMKIPSRNASTSTGNDQIK; this comes from the coding sequence ATGCAAATAACGATCGTTGGTGGCGGCTTTGGTGGTATAAAAGCGGCGCTGGAGCTTGCAAAGAAGCGGCGTCACACCATTACGCTTATCTCAGATAGAGATGAGTTTCAGTACTATCCCTCACTATTCGCTACCGCTACTGGCGGTAGTCACCGACAGTCATGGGTGCCGCTCGCCGATATCTTTCGCCATCACCGGAACGTCACGATTGTCCGTGACAGTATAATAAAAATCGATCCTAGCATGCGACTACTGAAAGGGCAGGCAGGTGAATACCGCTATCACACGTTGATTCTGGCTCTGGGGAGCGTCACGAGCTACTTTGGAATCAAGGGACTCGACCAGTACGCGTACGGCATTAAGTCGGAAGACGAGATACGTGAGCTGCAGCAACATTTGTATGATGAGATGAGTGATGGTAGTGACGATGAGAAAAATTATGTTATCGTCGGTGCCGGACCGACCGGAGTAGAGTTGGCCGGCGCGCTTGGTGAGTATATTAAGACGCTTCGTCTCCACTTCGGTATTCGTAAAAAGAGTATGAAGATCAGCCTAATTGAGGCGGCGCCCCGTGTGCTGCCAAAGTTGTCTGTTGAGACAAGTCAGGCCGCCCATCGACGACTTAGAAAGCTCGGTATCCACATTCAGACAAAAACGCGCGTCGAAAGACAGACGGTAAATAGTTTGATCGTCAACGACAAGCCGCTAGTGACTCAGACGGTCATCTGGACGTCAGGTGTGACAAATGCAGCATTTTTTACCGAAAACAAAGCTATTTTTACGCTCAATGAACGAGGGAAGGTCGTCGTCGATGCATACCTGCAGGCGTTACCAAATGTCTATGTCATCGGTGATAATGCCGCTACGCCGTACTCAGGGATGGCACAAACTGCGTTACATGATGCGATATATGTCGCAAAACGTCTTGGGGGCAGTAAAAAGCCCTACCGGCCAGTCATGCCGTCATGCGTCGTGCCGATTGGACGCCACTGGGCAGTGTTTGAGCGTGGCAAACTACGTTTTAGCGGTTGGATCGGGTCATTGTTTCGGATGGCCGCTGATTTTGTCGGTTATAGTGATATCCTTCCGATCGGGTGGGCGTTTGAAGCATGGACAAGCATGAAAAAGAAAGAAATGAAAATTCCTTCCCGTAATGCTTCGACGTCAACCGGTAACGACCAGATAAAATAG
- the cyoE gene encoding protoheme IX farnesyltransferase (RAAC3_TM7_1_772), producing MRSIVKDYYQLTKPGVLYGNVLTGAAGFLLASAGAVDGWLFLAAIGGMTLVIAAACVINNYLDRDIDQIMERTKNRPSVVGTVSSANILRFGVILALLGFASLALWTNWLVVVIGAIGFITYVWLYGTLSKRRSIHGTLVGSISGAMPIAGGYAAVSGAVDLGLIIVFLIMFFWQFPEFYSIAIYRKKEYAAAHLPVMPVIKGVRATIVQIFIYTILYVIATLLLVVFGYVGTAYAFVVSIMGLYWIYLGYLGLRHPRPAVWAKEMFKFSMWTILVLCVMLALGPVLP from the coding sequence ATGCGAAGCATAGTAAAGGACTATTATCAGCTGACCAAACCTGGTGTGTTGTACGGAAATGTGTTAACTGGCGCTGCCGGCTTCTTGCTCGCCAGTGCCGGTGCGGTCGATGGATGGCTCTTTTTGGCAGCAATCGGCGGCATGACACTCGTGATCGCTGCTGCCTGTGTCATCAATAACTACCTCGATCGAGACATCGACCAGATAATGGAACGAACCAAAAATCGACCGAGCGTTGTTGGTACAGTGTCCTCGGCCAATATTCTTCGCTTCGGGGTTATACTAGCGCTACTAGGATTTGCCAGCTTGGCACTATGGACGAACTGGCTGGTGGTAGTGATCGGTGCGATTGGGTTTATCACCTACGTCTGGCTGTACGGCACGCTTTCAAAGCGTCGTTCGATTCACGGTACGCTGGTCGGTAGTATTTCTGGCGCTATGCCGATTGCCGGCGGCTACGCAGCGGTCAGTGGAGCTGTTGACCTCGGCCTCATCATCGTGTTTCTTATTATGTTTTTTTGGCAATTTCCTGAGTTTTACTCGATCGCAATATACCGCAAGAAAGAGTATGCTGCGGCGCACCTACCCGTCATGCCAGTAATAAAGGGTGTACGGGCGACAATTGTTCAGATTTTTATTTACACGATCCTATACGTTATCGCCACGCTACTACTGGTCGTTTTTGGCTATGTCGGTACCGCCTATGCTTTCGTCGTGAGTATTATGGGACTCTACTGGATCTACTTGGGATATCTGGGGTTGCGTCATCCTCGGCCTGCCGTGTGGGCGAAAGAGATGTTCAAGTTTTCAATGTGGACAATCTTGGTACTGTGTGTAATGTTGGCGCTCGGGCCGGTTCTGCCTTGA
- the cyoD gene encoding cytochrome O ubiquinol oxidase chain IV cyoD (RAAC3_TM7_1_773), translating to MKEEIAMSRQIIGYIVGFVTSLICTVAAYLIATRLALDLTTDVLAFSLLVLALIQLLVQLRFFLHVGSEPSPKWQSLSIIFTVLMLLIVVVGSLWIMLNLNYRMGMSGEKMNEYMIEQNKKGF from the coding sequence ATGAAAGAAGAAATAGCGATGAGCCGACAGATTATCGGCTATATCGTCGGCTTCGTCACCTCGCTAATATGCACGGTTGCGGCCTATTTGATCGCCACACGTCTTGCCCTCGATCTGACGACCGATGTGCTAGCCTTCAGTTTGCTGGTACTGGCGTTAATCCAGCTGCTCGTGCAACTGCGCTTTTTCCTTCATGTCGGCTCCGAACCTAGTCCAAAATGGCAATCGCTGAGCATTATTTTTACCGTACTAATGCTGCTAATTGTTGTTGTTGGCTCGCTCTGGATTATGCTGAACCTCAACTATCGCATGGGCATGTCCGGTGAAAAGATGAACGAATACATGATTGAGCAAAACAAAAAAGGCTTTTAA
- the cyoC gene encoding cytochrome o ubiquinol oxidase, subunit III (RAAC3_TM7_1_774), whose protein sequence is MTARVSLSEKFQTVGLGFWLYLMTDMMLFASLFATYIVLKSGTADGPAAHDLFDPQYALIETLLLLTSSFMCGLAYLAARRKNRQAALSFLFGTLLLGVGFLWLEVQEFHAFATAGHSWQTSAFLSGFFTLVGTHGAHIAIGLIWGLAITLYLLLRGISDDLLCKFGMFALFWHFLDVVWIFIFTIVYLLGAAS, encoded by the coding sequence ATGACCGCACGGGTGAGTTTGTCGGAAAAATTCCAGACAGTTGGACTTGGCTTCTGGCTCTATCTAATGACCGATATGATGCTATTTGCCAGCCTGTTTGCGACTTATATAGTACTGAAATCAGGTACGGCCGACGGCCCGGCTGCGCATGACTTGTTTGACCCGCAGTACGCACTGATCGAAACCCTACTGCTGCTGACGAGTAGCTTCATGTGTGGCCTGGCGTATCTCGCGGCTCGTCGAAAGAACAGACAGGCAGCACTCAGCTTCCTCTTCGGCACGCTGCTACTTGGCGTCGGCTTCTTGTGGTTAGAGGTGCAAGAATTCCACGCTTTCGCTACCGCTGGCCACTCATGGCAAACGAGTGCCTTTCTGTCAGGATTCTTTACCCTGGTGGGGACGCATGGCGCACATATCGCGATTGGTCTGATCTGGGGATTGGCGATCACCTTGTATCTCTTACTAAGGGGCATATCGGATGATTTACTGTGTAAATTCGGTATGTTTGCGCTCTTTTGGCATTTCCTCGACGTGGTTTGGATATTTATCTTTACGATTGTCTACCTTTTAGGAGCTGCCTCATGA
- a CDS encoding hypothetical protein (RAAC3_TM7_1_775), with protein sequence MSDLLEMLLGRLSSSYLPADPVTLGAAAGIVGGGVLTIAALTYFKKWKWLWRNWLTSLDAKKIGVMYIIVAILMLVRGLADATMLRLQTATAVGGNAGPIQTDTFQQVFTAHGTIMIFFVAMGLMFGLINIVMPLMLGARDMAFPFLNSISLWLFIAGMVLVNVSLLIGGFSNGGWLGYPPLTELQYNPGPGVDYWIWSLQIAGVGSLLSGINFMVTILKKRAPGMTLMKMPIFAWSVLVTTVLIMLAFPILTATLGMLSLDRLMGMHFFTSDLGGNPMMYINLIWAWGHPEVYILVLPAFGIYSEIVATFARKALFGYKTMVAALVAIMFFSFIVWQHHFFTMGAGANVNAFFGIMTMIIAIPTGVKIFNWLFTMYGGRITFTAPMIWFLCFVVTFTLGGVTGVMMAVPALDFQVHNTLFLVAHFHNTIIGGVVFGFLAAITYWFPKVFGFRLHDRLGRYSAYAWQLGFILAFLPLYALGLMGAARRIDHYDDPSWQPFFIVSGIGVLVIGLGTALFVLQLVVSVWQRKKLRDRTGDPWDGRTLEWSVPSPAPHYNFAVIPTVSSRDEWWERKQRGVKPLARSAYQDIYVARNTGVGLFIGMAAAALGFGAIWHMWWLMIFGAALIVILLLVRTMKDGSDEVKISADELFQAEKRRAV encoded by the coding sequence GTGAGCGATTTGCTTGAGATGCTGCTTGGCCGGCTTTCTTCCAGCTATCTGCCTGCCGACCCAGTCACGCTCGGAGCAGCTGCTGGCATTGTCGGCGGCGGCGTCCTTACGATCGCAGCACTGACTTATTTCAAGAAATGGAAATGGCTCTGGCGGAACTGGTTGACATCACTTGACGCCAAAAAGATCGGCGTTATGTATATTATTGTCGCCATCTTAATGCTTGTTCGCGGGTTGGCCGATGCCACAATGCTGCGCTTGCAGACTGCTACTGCTGTTGGCGGTAATGCCGGTCCGATCCAGACCGATACATTCCAACAAGTTTTTACGGCACACGGGACGATCATGATTTTCTTTGTTGCGATGGGGCTGATGTTTGGCTTGATCAATATCGTCATGCCGCTGATGCTCGGTGCACGCGATATGGCATTTCCGTTCCTCAATTCAATCAGCCTTTGGCTTTTTATTGCTGGCATGGTGCTCGTCAATGTATCACTTCTTATCGGTGGCTTTTCAAACGGAGGGTGGCTCGGGTATCCGCCACTGACCGAACTGCAGTACAATCCAGGGCCGGGTGTTGATTACTGGATCTGGTCGCTGCAGATTGCTGGTGTCGGTAGCTTACTTTCGGGTATTAATTTTATGGTGACGATTTTAAAGAAACGTGCCCCCGGTATGACGCTGATGAAGATGCCGATTTTTGCTTGGAGTGTGCTGGTAACGACTGTCTTGATCATGCTGGCATTTCCCATCTTGACGGCGACACTCGGCATGCTGTCGCTCGACCGATTGATGGGTATGCACTTCTTTACTTCCGATCTCGGCGGCAACCCAATGATGTACATTAATCTCATTTGGGCATGGGGGCACCCTGAAGTCTATATCCTCGTGCTGCCAGCCTTCGGTATTTATAGCGAGATCGTGGCAACGTTCGCACGTAAAGCGCTGTTTGGCTACAAGACAATGGTAGCGGCGCTAGTGGCGATCATGTTCTTTTCGTTTATCGTCTGGCAACATCACTTCTTCACAATGGGGGCGGGCGCCAACGTTAACGCGTTTTTTGGTATTATGACAATGATTATTGCCATTCCGACCGGCGTTAAAATATTTAACTGGCTATTCACGATGTATGGCGGACGCATTACCTTCACGGCACCGATGATATGGTTCCTGTGCTTTGTGGTTACTTTCACGCTCGGTGGCGTCACGGGTGTTATGATGGCGGTACCGGCCCTCGATTTTCAGGTGCATAATACGCTGTTTTTGGTCGCTCATTTTCACAATACGATTATTGGCGGTGTGGTATTTGGTTTTCTGGCGGCGATTACGTATTGGTTCCCGAAGGTATTTGGCTTTCGTTTGCACGATCGTCTCGGTCGTTATTCGGCATACGCTTGGCAGCTGGGCTTTATCTTGGCGTTTCTCCCACTCTACGCGCTTGGCCTAATGGGTGCCGCGCGGCGAATCGACCACTATGACGACCCATCATGGCAGCCATTCTTTATCGTCTCTGGCATCGGTGTGCTCGTTATCGGGCTGGGTACGGCTCTGTTTGTCTTACAGCTGGTGGTTAGTGTCTGGCAGCGCAAGAAATTACGTGACCGAACCGGAGATCCGTGGGATGGCCGGACGCTGGAATGGTCGGTACCGTCTCCGGCACCACATTATAACTTTGCAGTCATCCCGACCGTCTCGTCTCGTGACGAGTGGTGGGAACGAAAACAGCGTGGCGTCAAACCGCTCGCCCGTAGTGCCTACCAAGATATTTATGTAGCGCGTAATACGGGGGTTGGACTGTTTATTGGCATGGCTGCTGCGGCGCTCGGCTTTGGCGCGATCTGGCATATGTGGTGGCTGATGATATTCGGCGCAGCGCTCATCGTCATATTACTCCTCGTACGCACGATGAAAGACGGCTCAGATGAGGTAAAGATTTCTGCCGACGAATTATTCCAAGCCGAGAAGAGAAGAGCTGTATGA